Proteins found in one Chloroflexota bacterium genomic segment:
- a CDS encoding AAA family ATPase, with protein sequence MSVRIKTVVIFIGLPYTGKTTLIQRLQEVCPGDAIFADAIFTRSVPPSQISLNRWFQEGSCLVRRIKTIIKQSANECFFVELGTMLAEPRAELVRWCNEHGYKVIPIWCRCDDDEALQQRHRTRIEEIGEGGRSGAKIDITLDDLYERICAAFEQPASEEGYFVIDTYRSVDETLATIHQLLISAH encoded by the coding sequence ATGAGCGTGAGGATAAAAACCGTCGTCATCTTCATCGGCCTTCCTTACACCGGGAAGACCACACTCATTCAGCGCCTACAGGAGGTATGTCCCGGGGACGCCATCTTCGCTGACGCAATTTTCACCCGCTCTGTACCCCCATCCCAGATCAGCCTGAATCGGTGGTTCCAGGAAGGTTCTTGCCTGGTGAGGCGTATAAAGACAATCATCAAGCAATCAGCGAATGAGTGTTTTTTTGTCGAACTGGGCACAATGTTAGCAGAGCCACGGGCCGAACTCGTTCGTTGGTGCAACGAGCATGGCTACAAAGTGATCCCGATCTGGTGCCGTTGTGATGATGACGAGGCTCTGCAACAGCGCCACAGGACGCGGATAGAGGAAATCGGTGAGGGCGGACGAAGCGGCGCAAAGATCGACATCACTTTGGATGACCTATACGAGCGTATTTGTGCTGCATTTGAGCAGCCAGCGTCGGAAGAAGGCTATTTTGTGATTGACACGTATCGATCAGTAGATGAAACCCTGGCTACCATTCATCAGTTATTGATTTCTGCTCATTGA
- a CDS encoding sulfatase, producing MTEHEPSVRRPNIIYIFADEWRAQATGYNGDANCETPVLDELASQSIDVTHTVAGCSVCCPSRASLMTGQYPLTHGVYINDTELNPNCDSIARAFNDGGYDTAYIGKWHIYGSPEGHFERRKSYVPRAYQLGFEYWKGFECNHDYNDSTYFFNDDPTPRKWEGYDAFAQSRDAADYIQNHSENENPFLLMLSWGPPHFPLHTAPPEYRERYAEREIELRANVPPEFREQAVKDLRGYYAHIAALDDCLAILLDAIREAGIEENTILVWTSDHGDMRSSQGLETKLFPWDESIRVPFLLRWPQLHGNEGSRLSIPLDTPDMMPTLLGLCGLPIPDTVEGRDWSPYFRDETQPDGCEAAFLNMPAEFTELLYTGMNAYRGLRTIRYTYVRNFDGPWLLYDNETDPYQMKNLINNPAYSELQATLEIRLQQRLDDLGDEFLDGRIYLERDGLTHYVEVNEGIKRRWRDPWK from the coding sequence ATGACTGAACACGAACCTTCAGTAAGACGTCCCAACATCATCTACATCTTTGCCGACGAGTGGCGAGCGCAGGCAACCGGATACAACGGCGACGCCAATTGCGAAACGCCTGTTCTCGACGAACTTGCTTCGCAAAGTATCGATGTCACACACACCGTGGCGGGTTGCTCGGTGTGCTGCCCCTCCCGCGCTAGTCTGATGACCGGCCAGTATCCGCTCACACACGGCGTCTACATCAATGACACTGAGCTGAATCCGAACTGCGACTCCATCGCCCGCGCCTTCAACGATGGCGGCTACGACACGGCTTATATCGGCAAGTGGCACATTTATGGAAGTCCTGAAGGACACTTTGAAAGACGGAAATCTTATGTGCCCAGGGCGTATCAGTTGGGCTTTGAGTACTGGAAAGGCTTTGAGTGCAATCACGACTATAACGATTCCACCTATTTCTTCAACGATGATCCCACGCCGCGCAAATGGGAAGGCTATGATGCCTTTGCCCAGAGCCGTGATGCTGCCGACTACATCCAAAATCACTCGGAAAATGAGAATCCATTTCTCCTGATGCTATCCTGGGGGCCCCCGCACTTTCCCTTGCACACCGCCCCGCCCGAATATCGGGAGCGATATGCTGAACGCGAGATCGAGTTGCGCGCCAATGTGCCGCCCGAATTCCGTGAGCAGGCGGTAAAAGATCTACGCGGCTACTACGCCCACATCGCCGCCCTCGACGACTGCCTGGCGATCCTGCTCGACGCCATCCGCGAGGCCGGGATCGAAGAGAATACGATTCTGGTCTGGACCTCTGATCACGGAGACATGCGCAGTTCGCAGGGTCTGGAGACCAAGCTCTTTCCGTGGGATGAATCGATCCGCGTGCCGTTCCTGCTGCGCTGGCCCCAGCTGCATGGAAACGAAGGCAGCAGGCTTTCCATCCCCTTGGACACGCCCGACATGATGCCGACCCTGCTGGGCCTGTGCGGTCTGCCCATCCCCGACACCGTCGAAGGCCGTGACTGGTCGCCCTACTTCCGTGATGAAACCCAACCAGATGGTTGCGAAGCGGCGTTTCTGAACATGCCCGCCGAATTCACCGAACTGTTGTACACGGGCATGAACGCCTATCGCGGTCTGCGCACCATCCGCTACACTTACGTCCGCAATTTCGATGGCCCCTGGTTGCTGTACGACAATGAAACTGATCCCTACCAGATGAAAAACCTGATCAACAATCCAGCCTACTCGGAACTTCAGGCAACGTTGGAAATTCGCTTGCAACAACGCCTGGATGACCTGGGCGACGAGTTTTTAGATGGTCGGATATACCTCGAACGGGATGGCCTCACGCACTATGTGGAAGTGAATGAGGGGATAAAACGGAGATGGCGAGATCCGTGGAAGTGA
- a CDS encoding carbohydrate ABC transporter permease: MMHRLHRHWRGYYLSYLALLLLAIPTALPILIMLIISGKDFNQYMMNPLAPSLPFHFDNYEVAWGVMAQSFLNNLIIIGISTFAILLFGSLTAYALSRYVFPGRQLLFFFVLGVLAIPSAVILVPSFMLIVKLGVLNTLWAVILPYAAQQSFVIFVLTTFFATLPEEMFESARLDGAGHLSIYAHIVLPLSWPIMSAMAIFEVWFHWNDYAWPSLVLSDPDLQTVAQRLVAFTDAQINVRPEPGQAMAASVIASIPLVLLFIFSMRTFIAGLTSGAVKM; this comes from the coding sequence ATGATGCACCGACTACACAGACACTGGCGCGGCTACTATCTTTCCTATCTGGCGCTCTTGCTTCTGGCCATTCCCACAGCATTGCCCATCCTGATCATGCTGATTATTTCGGGAAAAGATTTCAACCAGTACATGATGAATCCCCTGGCGCCCAGTCTACCCTTTCACTTCGATAATTATGAAGTTGCCTGGGGGGTGATGGCCCAATCTTTTCTCAACAATCTCATTATCATCGGTATCTCAACCTTTGCTATTCTCTTATTTGGCTCCCTCACCGCTTACGCACTTTCGCGCTATGTCTTTCCTGGGCGTCAACTGCTTTTCTTCTTTGTCCTGGGGGTGCTTGCTATCCCGTCTGCGGTGATCCTGGTCCCAAGCTTTATGCTGATCGTGAAATTGGGCGTGCTAAATACGCTGTGGGCGGTGATCCTCCCCTACGCCGCTCAACAAAGTTTCGTCATTTTCGTCCTGACCACATTTTTCGCAACACTCCCCGAGGAGATGTTTGAATCCGCCCGCTTGGATGGGGCCGGGCATCTGTCGATCTATGCACACATTGTTCTGCCCCTCTCCTGGCCCATCATGAGCGCTATGGCGATTTTTGAAGTATGGTTCCACTGGAATGATTACGCCTGGCCCTCTCTTGTTCTCAGTGACCCCGATTTGCAGACCGTGGCGCAGAGGCTCGTGGCATTCACTGACGCTCAGATCAATGTCCGCCCCGAGCCTGGGCAAGCCATGGCAGCCTCGGTCATCGCCTCGATACCACTCGTGCTGCTATTTATATTCTCGATGCGCACGTTTATTGCGGGGCTGACATCGGGCGCGGTGAAGATGTGA
- a CDS encoding dihydrolipoamide acetyltransferase family protein, whose product MATAVYMPRWGMIMEEGRIVEWLKKEGDEVVIDDPILIVQSEKVDDEVAAPATGVLRVIVVPAGENAAVGAVLAIIASTDEPATAIEALMEQSAPHPAVDPPPSPTSAPPSSMPKPRRVKISPAARRMAEDKGIDWQNLEGTGPRGRIERKDVLRAIETAQTASTMGKRIPLSPMRQAIARRTLESIQSPQAALCREIDITSVLRFRQGLTESNWPQNKPPTFTAILAKASALALAEAPILNARLKDESIWLDDNVHIGIVVAIEDGIVVPVILEANQKSLFEIATELNELTQRARAGRLTLAEMEGGTFTISNAGPLGIDFFQALLYPPQVGALGVGRGRQRAVVVDGEFAVRTMCYFCISSDHRVVDAEPIGRFLNRMDEIMQNPDLLLESAVS is encoded by the coding sequence ATGGCAACCGCAGTTTACATGCCTCGCTGGGGCATGATCATGGAGGAAGGCCGGATCGTCGAATGGCTGAAAAAGGAGGGGGACGAGGTAGTGATCGATGATCCCATATTGATCGTGCAGTCGGAGAAGGTTGACGATGAGGTTGCAGCCCCGGCTACGGGTGTATTGAGGGTTATCGTTGTGCCGGCTGGCGAGAATGCCGCTGTGGGAGCAGTGCTGGCCATCATCGCCAGCACCGATGAACCTGCCACAGCCATCGAAGCCCTCATGGAACAAAGTGCCCCGCACCCGGCAGTTGACCCTCCTCCATCGCCGACTTCTGCTCCACCATCCTCCATGCCCAAGCCTCGGCGGGTGAAGATCTCGCCGGCAGCGAGGCGTATGGCCGAGGACAAAGGCATCGACTGGCAAAATTTGGAAGGCACGGGGCCGCGAGGTCGCATCGAACGCAAGGATGTATTGCGAGCTATCGAGACGGCGCAAACTGCATCGACGATGGGTAAACGCATTCCTCTGAGCCCGATGCGCCAGGCCATTGCCCGGCGCACACTGGAGAGTATTCAGTCCCCCCAGGCAGCTCTCTGTCGAGAAATTGACATAACTTCTGTTCTGCGTTTTCGTCAAGGTCTAACGGAGTCGAACTGGCCACAAAACAAACCACCTACATTTACGGCAATCCTGGCTAAAGCCTCGGCCCTGGCATTGGCAGAAGCGCCGATCCTTAATGCTCGTCTGAAGGACGAAAGCATCTGGTTGGACGACAATGTTCACATCGGCATAGTGGTTGCCATCGAGGATGGCATCGTTGTGCCGGTCATTCTCGAGGCAAACCAAAAATCGTTGTTCGAAATCGCAACCGAGCTGAACGAACTGACGCAGCGAGCGCGAGCAGGCCGTTTGACCCTGGCTGAGATGGAAGGCGGGACCTTCACCATCTCCAATGCCGGCCCTTTGGGCATCGATTTTTTCCAAGCCTTGCTTTATCCGCCTCAGGTCGGTGCGCTGGGTGTGGGGCGCGGTCGCCAGCGTGCCGTTGTCGTAGATGGTGAATTTGCCGTCCGCACCATGTGCTATTTCTGTATCAGTTCCGACCACCGGGTGGTAGACGCCGAACCGATCGGTCGCTTTCTTAACCGGATGGACGAGATCATGCAGAATCCAGATCTGCTCTTGGAGAGCGCAGTTTCATGA